A genome region from Macaca fascicularis isolate 582-1 chromosome 3, T2T-MFA8v1.1 includes the following:
- the TCAF1 gene encoding TRPM8 channel-associated factor 1 isoform X1, which produces MATPSAAFEALMNGVTSWDVPEDAVPCELLLIGEASFPVMVNDMGQVLIAASSYGRGRLVVMSHEDYLVEAQLTPFLLNAVGWLCSSPGAPIGVHPSLAPLAKILEGSGMDAKVEPEVKDSLGVYCIDAYNETMTEKLVKFMKRGGGLLIGGQAWDWANQGDDERVLFTFPGNLVTSVAGIYFTDNKGDTSFFKVSKKMPKIPVLVSCEDDLSEDREELLHGISELDISNSDCFPSQLLVHGALAFPLGLDSYHGCVIAAARYGRGRVVVTGHKVLFTVGKLGPFLLNAVRWLDGGRRGKIVVQTELRTLSGLLAVGGIDTSIEPNLTSDASVYCFEPVSEVGVKELQEFVAEGGGLFVGAQAWWWAFKNPGVSPLARFPGNLLLNPFGISITSQSLNPGPFRTPKAGIRTYHFRSTLAEFQVIMGRKRGNVEKGWLAKLGPDGAAFLQIPAEEIPAYMSVHRLLRKLLSRYRLPVATRENPVINDCCRGAMLSLATGLAHSGSDLSLLVPEIEDMYSSPYLRPSESPITVEVNCTNPGTRYCWMSTGLYIPGRQIIEVSLPEAAASADLKIQIGCHTDDLTRASKLFRGPLVINRCCLDKPTKSITCLWGGLLYIIVPQNSKLGSVPITVKGAVHAPYYKLGETTLEEWKRRIQENPGPWGELATDNIILTVPTANLRTLENPEPLLRLWDEVMQAVARLGAEPFPLRLPQRIVADVQISVGWMHAGYPIMCHLESVQELINEKLIRTKGLWGPVHELGRNQQRQEWEFPPHTTEATCNLWCVYVHETVLGIPRSRANIALWPPVREKRVRIYLSKGPNVKNWNAWTALETYLQLQEAFGWEPFIRLFTEYRNQTNLPTDNVDKMNLWVKMFSHQVQKNLAPFFEAWAWPIQKEVATSLAYLPEWKENIMKLYLLTQMPH; this is translated from the exons ATGGCGACTCCTTCTGCTGCCTTCGAGGCCCTTATGAATGGCGTGACAAGCTGGGATGTACCCGAAGATGCCGTTCCATGTGAACTGCTTCTTATTGGAGAGGCTTCATTTCCTGTGATGGTGAACGACATGGGCCAGGTCCTCATTGCTGCCTCCTCCTATGGCCGCGGCCGCCTGGTGGTCATGTCCCATGAGGACTACCTGGTGGAAGCCCAACTCACGCCCTTTCTCCTGAACGCAGTGGGGTGGCTTTGCTCTTCCCCTGGGGCTCCCATTGGTGTACACCCATCCCTGGCACCTTTGGCCAAAATCCTCGAGGGCTCTGGAATGGATGCAAAGGTTGAGCCAGAAGTGAAAGACTCCCTGGGGGTTTACTGTATTGATGCCTACAATGAAACCATGACAGAAAAGCTGGTCAAGTTCATGAAACGTGGTGGCGGCTTGCTCATAGGAGGACAAGCCTGGGACTGGGCCAACCAGGGTGATGATGAAAGGGTTCTCTTCACATTCCCTGGGAACCTCGTGACCAGTGTGGCTGGCATTTACTTTACTGACAACAAAGGGGACACGAGTTTCTTTAAAGTCTCCAAGAAGATGCCCAAGATCCCAGTGTTGGTTAG TTGTGAAGATGACCTCTCCGAGGACAGAGAGGAGCTTCTGCATGGGATTTCAGAGCTGGACATCAGCAACTCGGATTGTTTCCCATCCCAGCTGCTAGTGCATGGGGCTTTAGCCTTTCCTCTAGGGTTAGATTCCTACCATGGCTGTGTTATAGCGGCTGCCCGCTATGGCCGGGGCCGGGTGGTTGTGACTGGCCATAAGGTATTATTCACTGTTGGTAAACTGGGCCCCTTTCTGCTCAATGCCGTCCGCTGGCTGGATGGGGGCCGCAGAGGCAAGATCGTGGTGCAGACAGAGCTGAGAACCCTGAGTGGCCTCCTCGCAGTGGGGGGCATAGACACCAGCATCGAGCCCAATCTGACCAGTGATGCAAGTGTCTATTGCTTTGAACCCGTGAGCGAAGTGGGGGTCAAAGAACTGCAGGAGTTTGTAGCAGAGGGTGGCGGGCTGTTTGTTGGAGCCCAAGCCTGGTGGTGGGCCTTCAAGAATCCCGGAGTGTCCCCTTTGGCTCGATTCCCAGGAAACCTCCTCCTCAACCCCTTTGGCATCAGCATTACAAGCCAAAGCCTCAATCCAGGGCCCTTTCGTACTCCTAAAGCAGGGATAAGGACCTATCACTTCCGCTCCACCTTGGCCGAGTTCCAGGTTATAATgggcaggaagagaggaaatgtGGAAAAGGGCTGGTTGGCAAAGCTGGGACCAGATGGTGCAGCTTTCCTGCAGATTCCCGCAGAAGAGATCCCTGCCTACATGTCTGTGCATCGACTCCTGAGGAAGCTGCTAAGTCGATACCGGCTCCCAGTAGCAACCCGAGAGAACCCTGTTATCAATGACTGCTGCAGGGGTGCTATGCTTTCCCTGGCCACAGGGCTGGCCCACTCCGGAAGTGACCTCTCTCTGTTAGTCCCAGAAATTGAAGATATGTACAGCAGCCCCTATCTGCGCCCCTCAGAATCTCCTATCACCGTCGAGGTCAACTGCACCAATCCAG GCACCAGATATTGCTGGATGAGTACTGGGCTCTACATACCTGGAAGGCAAATTATAGAAGTCTCACTGCCTGAAGCTGCTGCCTCTGCTGACCTGAAG ATACAGATCGGCTGCCACACAGATGACCTGACCAGGGCCAGCAAGCTTTTCCGAGGCCCACTCGTAATTAACCGGTGCTGCTTGGACAAACCCACAAAATCGATCACGTGCCTCTGGGGTGGACTCCTCTATATAATTGTGCCTCAGAACAGCAAACTGGGTTCTGTGCCCATCACCGTGAAGGGGGCTGTGCATGCTCCATACTACAAGCTGG GGGAGACCACCCTGGAGGAGTGGAAGAGGCGTATCCAGGAGAATCCAGGGCCCTGGGGAGAGCTGGCCACGGACAACATCATTCTGACCGTGCCGACCGCAAATCTTCGTACTCTGGAGAACCCTGAGCCGCTGCTCCGCCTCTGGGACGAGGTGATGCAGGCTGTGGCGCGACTGGGAGCTGAGCCCTTCCCTCTGCGCCTGCCTCAGAGGATTGTTGCCGACGTGCAGATCTCAGTGG GCTGGATGCATGCAGGGTACCCCATCATGTGCCATCTGGAGTCAGTGCAGGAGCTCATCAACGAGAAGCTCATCAGAACCAAGGGGCTGTGGGGCCCCGTCCACGAGCTGGGCCGCAACCAGCAGCGGCAGGAGTGGGAGTTTCCACCACACACCACCGAGGCCACTTGCAAcctgtggtgtgtgtatgtgcatgagaCGGTCTTGGGCATTCCTCGAAGCCGTGCCAATATTGCTCTGTGGCCCCCAGTTCGGGAGAAAAGAGTCAGAATCTACCTGAGCAAGGGTCCCAATGTGAAAAACTGGAATGCATGGACCGCACTGGAAACGTATTTACAG ctACAGGAAGCCTTTGGTTGGGAGCCATTCATCCGTCTCTTCACCGAGTACAGGAACCAGACCAACTTACCCACAGATAATGTTGACAAAATGAATCTGTGGGTCAAGATGTTCTCCCACCAAGTGCAGAAGAACCTGGCTCCGTTCTTTgaggcctgggcctggcccatccAGAAGGAAGTGGCTACCAGCCTGGCCTATCTGCCTGAATGGAaggaaaatattatgaaattGTACCTCCTCACACAGAT gccccACTGA
- the TCAF1 gene encoding TRPM8 channel-associated factor 1 isoform X2, which translates to MATPSAAFEALMNGVTSWDVPEDAVPCELLLIGEASFPVMVNDMGQVLIAASSYGRGRLVVMSHEDYLVEAQLTPFLLNAVGWLCSSPGAPIGVHPSLAPLAKILEGSGMDAKVEPEVKDSLGVYCIDAYNETMTEKLVKFMKRGGGLLIGGQAWDWANQGDDERVLFTFPGNLVTSVAGIYFTDNKGDTSFFKVSKKMPKIPVLVSCEDDLSEDREELLHGISELDISNSDCFPSQLLVHGALAFPLGLDSYHGCVIAAARYGRGRVVVTGHKVLFTVGKLGPFLLNAVRWLDGGRRGKIVVQTELRTLSGLLAVGGIDTSIEPNLTSDASVYCFEPVSEVGVKELQEFVAEGGGLFVGAQAWWWAFKNPGVSPLARFPGNLLLNPFGISITSQSLNPGPFRTPKAGIRTYHFRSTLAEFQVIMGRKRGNVEKGWLAKLGPDGAAFLQIPAEEIPAYMSVHRLLRKLLSRYRLPVATRENPVINDCCRGAMLSLATGLAHSGSDLSLLVPEIEDMYSSPYLRPSESPITVEVNCTNPGTRYCWMSTGLYIPGRQIIEVSLPEAAASADLKIQIGCHTDDLTRASKLFRGPLVINRCCLDKPTKSITCLWGGLLYIIVPQNSKLGSVPITVKGAVHAPYYKLGETTLEEWKRRIQENPGPWGELATDNIILTVPTANLRTLENPEPLLRLWDEVMQAVARLGAEPFPLRLPQRIVADVQISVGWMHAGYPIMCHLESVQELINEKLIRTKGLWGPVHELGRNQQRQEWEFPPHTTEATCNLWCVYVHETVLGIPRSRANIALWPPVREKRVRIYLSKGPNVKNWNAWTALETYLQLQEAFGWEPFIRLFTEYRNQTNLPTDNVDKMNLWVKMFSHQVQKNLAPFFEAWAWPIQKEVATSLAYLPEWKENIMKLYLLTQM; encoded by the exons ATGGCGACTCCTTCTGCTGCCTTCGAGGCCCTTATGAATGGCGTGACAAGCTGGGATGTACCCGAAGATGCCGTTCCATGTGAACTGCTTCTTATTGGAGAGGCTTCATTTCCTGTGATGGTGAACGACATGGGCCAGGTCCTCATTGCTGCCTCCTCCTATGGCCGCGGCCGCCTGGTGGTCATGTCCCATGAGGACTACCTGGTGGAAGCCCAACTCACGCCCTTTCTCCTGAACGCAGTGGGGTGGCTTTGCTCTTCCCCTGGGGCTCCCATTGGTGTACACCCATCCCTGGCACCTTTGGCCAAAATCCTCGAGGGCTCTGGAATGGATGCAAAGGTTGAGCCAGAAGTGAAAGACTCCCTGGGGGTTTACTGTATTGATGCCTACAATGAAACCATGACAGAAAAGCTGGTCAAGTTCATGAAACGTGGTGGCGGCTTGCTCATAGGAGGACAAGCCTGGGACTGGGCCAACCAGGGTGATGATGAAAGGGTTCTCTTCACATTCCCTGGGAACCTCGTGACCAGTGTGGCTGGCATTTACTTTACTGACAACAAAGGGGACACGAGTTTCTTTAAAGTCTCCAAGAAGATGCCCAAGATCCCAGTGTTGGTTAG TTGTGAAGATGACCTCTCCGAGGACAGAGAGGAGCTTCTGCATGGGATTTCAGAGCTGGACATCAGCAACTCGGATTGTTTCCCATCCCAGCTGCTAGTGCATGGGGCTTTAGCCTTTCCTCTAGGGTTAGATTCCTACCATGGCTGTGTTATAGCGGCTGCCCGCTATGGCCGGGGCCGGGTGGTTGTGACTGGCCATAAGGTATTATTCACTGTTGGTAAACTGGGCCCCTTTCTGCTCAATGCCGTCCGCTGGCTGGATGGGGGCCGCAGAGGCAAGATCGTGGTGCAGACAGAGCTGAGAACCCTGAGTGGCCTCCTCGCAGTGGGGGGCATAGACACCAGCATCGAGCCCAATCTGACCAGTGATGCAAGTGTCTATTGCTTTGAACCCGTGAGCGAAGTGGGGGTCAAAGAACTGCAGGAGTTTGTAGCAGAGGGTGGCGGGCTGTTTGTTGGAGCCCAAGCCTGGTGGTGGGCCTTCAAGAATCCCGGAGTGTCCCCTTTGGCTCGATTCCCAGGAAACCTCCTCCTCAACCCCTTTGGCATCAGCATTACAAGCCAAAGCCTCAATCCAGGGCCCTTTCGTACTCCTAAAGCAGGGATAAGGACCTATCACTTCCGCTCCACCTTGGCCGAGTTCCAGGTTATAATgggcaggaagagaggaaatgtGGAAAAGGGCTGGTTGGCAAAGCTGGGACCAGATGGTGCAGCTTTCCTGCAGATTCCCGCAGAAGAGATCCCTGCCTACATGTCTGTGCATCGACTCCTGAGGAAGCTGCTAAGTCGATACCGGCTCCCAGTAGCAACCCGAGAGAACCCTGTTATCAATGACTGCTGCAGGGGTGCTATGCTTTCCCTGGCCACAGGGCTGGCCCACTCCGGAAGTGACCTCTCTCTGTTAGTCCCAGAAATTGAAGATATGTACAGCAGCCCCTATCTGCGCCCCTCAGAATCTCCTATCACCGTCGAGGTCAACTGCACCAATCCAG GCACCAGATATTGCTGGATGAGTACTGGGCTCTACATACCTGGAAGGCAAATTATAGAAGTCTCACTGCCTGAAGCTGCTGCCTCTGCTGACCTGAAG ATACAGATCGGCTGCCACACAGATGACCTGACCAGGGCCAGCAAGCTTTTCCGAGGCCCACTCGTAATTAACCGGTGCTGCTTGGACAAACCCACAAAATCGATCACGTGCCTCTGGGGTGGACTCCTCTATATAATTGTGCCTCAGAACAGCAAACTGGGTTCTGTGCCCATCACCGTGAAGGGGGCTGTGCATGCTCCATACTACAAGCTGG GGGAGACCACCCTGGAGGAGTGGAAGAGGCGTATCCAGGAGAATCCAGGGCCCTGGGGAGAGCTGGCCACGGACAACATCATTCTGACCGTGCCGACCGCAAATCTTCGTACTCTGGAGAACCCTGAGCCGCTGCTCCGCCTCTGGGACGAGGTGATGCAGGCTGTGGCGCGACTGGGAGCTGAGCCCTTCCCTCTGCGCCTGCCTCAGAGGATTGTTGCCGACGTGCAGATCTCAGTGG GCTGGATGCATGCAGGGTACCCCATCATGTGCCATCTGGAGTCAGTGCAGGAGCTCATCAACGAGAAGCTCATCAGAACCAAGGGGCTGTGGGGCCCCGTCCACGAGCTGGGCCGCAACCAGCAGCGGCAGGAGTGGGAGTTTCCACCACACACCACCGAGGCCACTTGCAAcctgtggtgtgtgtatgtgcatgagaCGGTCTTGGGCATTCCTCGAAGCCGTGCCAATATTGCTCTGTGGCCCCCAGTTCGGGAGAAAAGAGTCAGAATCTACCTGAGCAAGGGTCCCAATGTGAAAAACTGGAATGCATGGACCGCACTGGAAACGTATTTACAG ctACAGGAAGCCTTTGGTTGGGAGCCATTCATCCGTCTCTTCACCGAGTACAGGAACCAGACCAACTTACCCACAGATAATGTTGACAAAATGAATCTGTGGGTCAAGATGTTCTCCCACCAAGTGCAGAAGAACCTGGCTCCGTTCTTTgaggcctgggcctggcccatccAGAAGGAAGTGGCTACCAGCCTGGCCTATCTGCCTGAATGGAaggaaaatattatgaaattGTACCTCCTCACACAGATGTAA